The Cellulophaga sp. L1A9 genome window below encodes:
- a CDS encoding serine hydrolase — protein sequence MKKLLILGILISSCFAFTTLLFYPIDGYEQTGIRRLLRLELINSGELKETTPLPEGAKKSWSDIKLNLISKASDSVGSFLQVDEDFQKEISGLFRGLDKSYSLTVLDISDLDSIRYAKRNETAGYQPGSVGKLAVLNALFTQLAKIYPDSWESRTSLLKNKTVKAGVWGLTDEHTIPIYNVEKKTLVKRQVVASDVFSLYEWTDHMLSVSNNGAASIVWREALLMAAFGKEYPELTEEKALTYFKTTPKKELTDLANDVVNLPLRDLGITHEEWRLGSFFTGGANTYVGDKGGSTGTPIGLMKFLIQLEQGKVVDENSSLEMKRLMYMTDRRIRYAQSPALKDAAVYFKSGSLYKCDRSNGQVCGKYMGNVSNFMNSVIIVEHPDNCTYMVVLMTNVLRKNSASDHMYLASAIDKVIKQ from the coding sequence ATGAAAAAACTACTTATCCTCGGAATATTAATTAGTTCTTGTTTTGCATTTACTACCCTATTGTTTTATCCTATAGACGGGTATGAGCAAACAGGAATTAGACGATTGCTTCGATTAGAATTAATCAACAGTGGCGAATTGAAAGAAACCACACCTCTACCTGAAGGGGCTAAAAAATCATGGAGTGACATTAAATTGAATTTAATCTCAAAAGCTTCTGATAGTGTAGGGAGTTTTTTACAAGTCGACGAAGATTTCCAGAAGGAAATTAGTGGTTTATTCAGAGGTTTAGATAAAAGCTACTCGCTTACTGTTCTAGATATTTCAGATTTAGATAGCATTCGGTATGCTAAAAGAAATGAAACTGCCGGGTATCAACCAGGTAGTGTAGGTAAACTGGCGGTATTAAATGCCTTGTTTACGCAATTGGCTAAGATATACCCAGATTCATGGGAAAGTAGAACAAGTTTATTAAAAAATAAAACCGTTAAGGCCGGTGTTTGGGGCCTAACCGATGAGCACACTATTCCCATCTACAATGTAGAAAAGAAAACCTTAGTAAAGCGCCAAGTCGTCGCTAGTGATGTTTTTTCGTTGTATGAATGGACAGACCATATGTTGTCTGTAAGTAATAATGGCGCAGCAAGTATTGTGTGGCGAGAAGCTTTATTGATGGCTGCTTTTGGAAAAGAGTATCCCGAATTGACAGAAGAAAAGGCTTTAACCTATTTTAAAACAACACCTAAAAAAGAACTAACAGATTTAGCTAATGATGTGGTAAATTTACCCCTTCGTGATTTAGGCATCACTCATGAAGAATGGCGTTTAGGGAGCTTTTTTACAGGCGGCGCTAATACCTACGTGGGGGATAAAGGAGGCAGTACAGGAACTCCTATTGGATTGATGAAATTTTTAATACAACTAGAACAAGGGAAAGTTGTGGATGAAAATAGTAGCTTAGAAATGAAGCGCCTTATGTACATGACAGATCGTAGAATTAGATATGCACAATCTCCTGCATTGAAGGATGCTGCCGTATATTTTAAATCTGGAAGCTTGTACAAATGCGACCGTTCTAATGGTCAAGTTTGTGGAAAATATATGGGGAATGTTTCAAATTTCATGAACTCTGTTATCATCGTTGAACACCCAGATAATTGTACGTACATGGTTGTTTTAATGACCAATGTATTGCGTAAAAATTCGGCTTCGGATCATATGTATTTAGCCTCCGCAATAGACAAAGTCATTAAACAATAA